A stretch of Saccharothrix texasensis DNA encodes these proteins:
- a CDS encoding cellulose binding domain-containing protein, whose protein sequence is MEHPSRRHRVVHAVSAALLVAAGMVTVLNAEPARALDNGVARTPPMGWNSWNTFGCNINEALIRQMADAMVSSGMREAGYQYVVVDDCWMNPNRDSSGNLQGDPSRFPSGMKALGDYIHSKGLKFGIYQAPLAETCAQYFDSYPGSTGALNHEEQDARQFAAWGVDFLKYDWCSPSGTIDDQVRTFAKMRDALKATGRPIVYSINSNSIHDKTGPRRNWGDIANMWRTTEDITNKWDTGQTNGYPMGVQNIVNVTVPLWSYAKPGAFNDQDMMEVGRGGMTDTEMRSHFALWAVMASPLIAGNDLRNMNAATSTILKNANLIAINQDPLGVQAIEVSNDGTRRVLAKRLSNGEVAVALFNQGSTTTTVSTNGFSVGLEGVSFTLRDVWTDAVTGTSGNISASVPAHGTVVYRASGSGWPTSTTTTTTTTTTTTTTPEPSGSCRVTNTVNAWGNGLTSDITITNTGSAPIAGWSLAFALPAGQTITSGWNASYSPSSGQVTARNVSYNGDIAPGASVGIGFQATHTGDAAKPASYTLNGAACTT, encoded by the coding sequence ATGGAACACCCATCCCGGCGACATCGCGTCGTGCACGCCGTGTCCGCGGCCCTGCTGGTGGCGGCGGGCATGGTGACGGTGCTGAACGCCGAACCCGCCCGCGCGCTGGACAACGGCGTGGCGCGCACCCCGCCGATGGGGTGGAACTCGTGGAACACGTTCGGCTGCAACATCAACGAGGCGTTGATCCGGCAGATGGCCGACGCGATGGTCAGCTCCGGCATGCGTGAAGCGGGCTACCAGTACGTGGTGGTGGACGACTGCTGGATGAACCCCAACCGCGACTCGTCGGGCAACCTGCAGGGCGACCCGAGCCGGTTCCCCAGCGGCATGAAGGCGCTGGGCGACTACATCCACTCCAAGGGCTTGAAGTTCGGCATCTACCAGGCGCCGCTGGCCGAGACGTGCGCGCAGTACTTCGACTCCTACCCCGGCTCCACGGGGGCGCTGAACCACGAGGAGCAGGACGCCCGGCAGTTCGCCGCCTGGGGCGTGGACTTCCTGAAGTACGACTGGTGCTCGCCCAGCGGCACGATCGACGACCAGGTGCGCACCTTCGCGAAGATGCGCGACGCCCTCAAGGCCACCGGGCGGCCGATCGTCTACAGCATCAACTCCAACAGCATCCACGACAAGACCGGGCCCCGCCGCAACTGGGGCGACATCGCGAACATGTGGCGCACCACCGAGGACATCACCAACAAGTGGGACACCGGGCAGACCAACGGCTACCCGATGGGCGTGCAGAACATCGTCAACGTCACCGTGCCCCTGTGGTCCTACGCCAAGCCGGGCGCGTTCAACGACCAGGACATGATGGAGGTCGGCCGCGGAGGCATGACCGACACCGAGATGCGCAGCCACTTCGCCTTGTGGGCGGTCATGGCGTCACCGCTCATCGCCGGCAACGACCTGCGCAACATGAACGCGGCCACGTCCACGATCCTCAAGAACGCCAACCTCATCGCCATCAACCAGGACCCGCTCGGGGTGCAGGCCATCGAGGTCTCCAACGACGGCACCCGCCGCGTGCTGGCCAAGCGGCTGTCCAACGGCGAGGTCGCGGTGGCGCTGTTCAACCAGGGCTCGACGACGACCACGGTGTCCACCAACGGCTTCTCCGTCGGGTTGGAAGGCGTGTCGTTCACCCTGCGGGACGTCTGGACGGACGCGGTCACCGGGACGAGCGGCAACATCTCCGCGTCCGTGCCCGCCCACGGCACCGTCGTCTACCGGGCGTCCGGGTCCGGCTGGCCGACCAGCACCACGACCACCACGACGACGACCACCACCACGACCACCACTCCGGAGCCGAGCGGCTCCTGCCGGGTCACGAACACCGTGAACGCCTGGGGCAACGGCCTGACCTCGGACATCACCATCACCAACACTGGGTCCGCGCCCATCGCCGGGTGGTCGTTGGCGTTCGCCCTGCCCGCCGGGCAGACCATCACCTCGGGCTGGAACGCGAGCTACTCGCCGTCCTCCGGGCAGGTGACGGCCAGGAACGTCTCCTACAACGGCGACATCGCACCGGGCGCGTCGGTCGGCATCGGCTTCCAGGCCACCCACACGGGCGACGCGGCCAAACCCGCGTCGTACACCCTCAACGGCGCGGCCTGCACCACCTGA
- a CDS encoding acetylxylan esterase, which translates to MRTSKRFTTGQRVTDRHLLRSVEVDDVRFPGWNGEPVAAWLLRPRGAEGPLPVVVTYIGYTGGRGLPTDHLLWSAAGYAHLVVDSRGQGHDTPDTTEGNGTQWAEGFMTRGVDSPEHYYYRRLITDCVRAVDAVADLPGLGHRRVVVTGGSQGGGLALAVAGPASDDVAAVMPDVPFLCHYRRAAEISGEGPYEELAKYLRWHSRRHVERTFTTLSYFDGVHFAQRATTPALFSVGLMDPICPPSTVYAAFNHYAGEDRTMTVWPFADHGGGYGSNPVEQLAWLRERGLGVPA; encoded by the coding sequence ATGCGAACGTCGAAGCGCTTCACCACTGGCCAACGGGTCACCGACCGGCACCTGCTGCGCTCCGTCGAGGTGGACGACGTCCGGTTCCCCGGCTGGAACGGCGAACCGGTGGCCGCCTGGCTGCTGCGCCCGCGCGGCGCCGAAGGCCCGCTGCCCGTCGTCGTGACCTACATCGGCTACACCGGAGGTCGCGGCCTGCCCACCGACCACCTGCTCTGGTCGGCCGCCGGGTACGCGCACCTCGTCGTCGACAGCCGCGGCCAGGGCCACGACACGCCGGACACGACGGAGGGCAACGGCACCCAGTGGGCCGAGGGCTTCATGACCCGCGGCGTCGACTCCCCCGAGCACTACTACTACCGGCGTCTCATCACCGACTGCGTCCGGGCGGTGGACGCGGTCGCCGACCTGCCCGGGCTGGGCCACCGGCGGGTGGTCGTCACCGGCGGGAGCCAGGGCGGCGGTCTGGCGCTCGCCGTCGCGGGGCCGGCGTCGGACGACGTGGCCGCGGTCATGCCGGACGTGCCCTTCCTGTGCCACTACCGCCGGGCGGCGGAGATCAGCGGCGAGGGGCCGTACGAGGAGCTCGCGAAGTACCTGCGCTGGCACAGCCGCCGGCACGTAGAGCGGACCTTCACCACGCTGTCCTACTTCGACGGCGTCCACTTCGCCCAGCGGGCCACGACGCCGGCGCTGTTCAGCGTCGGCCTGATGGACCCGATCTGCCCTCCTTCCACCGTCTACGCGGCGTTCAACCACTACGCGGGCGAGGACCGGACCATGACCGTGTGGCCCTTCGCCGACCACGGGGGCGGCTACGGCTCCAACCCGGTCGAGCAGCTGGCATGGTTGCGCGAGCGCGGACTCGGCGTGCCGGCCTGA
- a CDS encoding glycoside hydrolase family 36 protein has protein sequence MTDEPRVIHWGHGSLAVEFGLGADGVLRLTRLGSPGDAPGGRHPGAPVPLVAVTAVGHGRTWSGDRFIHTAIGERLRYRAHRSTHEDGWHTLVVELDDPVTGLVAEVVYGSPDGVPVLRGEVLLRNEGETVLPLQAVSSLAVGCLTPGRADALDDADLLWADNDWLAECRWRRSPLRLTSPALNGRVRTPDGRGAFVLAGVGAWSSGGRLPMGGLADRRTGRTWLWQVEHNGGGWRWECGEREESAYLAVFGPCDSHHGWRHDLEPGAEFRTVPAALAFGADGGPDTAFAALTDYRRATRRPHPDHESLPVIFNDYMNCLMGDPTAAKLLPLVDAAAEAGAEHFVIDAGWYADETENWWDTVGPWEASRSRFPGPRGLHEVLDRIRDRGMVPGLWLEPEVVGVRSTVADALPEEAFFRRDGVRVVEAGRYQLDLRHPAARAHLDRVVDRLVGEWGVGYLKLDHNIDAGPGTGDNPGAGLLGHNRAHLDWLDGVLDRHPRLVLENCASGGMRMDHALLSRMQVQSTSDQQDLVLYAPIAAAAPTAMTPEQGAVWAYPQPEDSLDEVAFTMVNALLGRMHLSGRISELRPEARALVHEAVAVYKDIRADLPLAVPAWPLGLPAWDDPWIALALRTPDTTYLAAWRRPGAEGAVTLRLPHLRGADVVVDLLYPGAGGAATTWHGDQADLVLALPTAPSAVLTRLCLR, from the coding sequence GTGACCGACGAACCGCGCGTCATCCACTGGGGCCACGGCAGCCTGGCGGTCGAGTTCGGCCTCGGCGCGGACGGCGTCCTCCGGCTGACCCGCCTCGGCTCGCCCGGTGACGCGCCGGGTGGGCGCCACCCCGGTGCGCCGGTGCCGCTGGTGGCCGTGACGGCGGTCGGTCACGGCCGCACCTGGTCGGGCGACCGCTTCATCCACACCGCGATCGGTGAGCGGCTCCGCTACCGGGCGCACCGCTCGACCCACGAGGACGGGTGGCACACGCTCGTCGTCGAACTCGACGACCCGGTGACCGGCCTGGTCGCCGAGGTGGTCTACGGCTCGCCGGACGGCGTGCCCGTGCTGCGCGGCGAGGTCCTGCTGCGCAACGAGGGAGAGACCGTCCTCCCGCTCCAGGCGGTCAGCTCGCTCGCGGTGGGGTGCCTCACCCCGGGACGGGCGGACGCGCTGGACGACGCCGACCTGCTGTGGGCGGACAACGACTGGCTCGCCGAGTGCCGCTGGCGGCGCAGCCCGCTGCGGCTGACCTCGCCCGCCCTCAACGGGCGCGTGCGGACCCCCGACGGCCGGGGCGCGTTCGTGCTGGCGGGCGTCGGCGCCTGGTCCAGCGGCGGCCGGTTGCCGATGGGGGGCCTGGCCGACCGCCGGACCGGCCGGACGTGGCTGTGGCAGGTGGAGCACAACGGCGGCGGCTGGCGCTGGGAGTGCGGCGAACGCGAGGAGTCGGCCTACCTGGCGGTGTTCGGCCCCTGCGACAGCCACCACGGCTGGCGTCACGACCTCGAACCGGGCGCGGAGTTCCGCACCGTGCCCGCTGCCCTCGCGTTCGGCGCGGACGGCGGGCCCGACACCGCCTTCGCCGCGCTGACCGACTACCGCCGTGCGACGCGTCGACCCCACCCCGACCACGAGAGCCTGCCCGTCATCTTCAACGACTACATGAACTGCCTGATGGGCGACCCCACCGCCGCCAAGCTGCTGCCGCTGGTGGACGCCGCGGCCGAGGCGGGCGCGGAGCACTTCGTCATCGACGCCGGCTGGTACGCCGACGAGACCGAGAACTGGTGGGACACCGTCGGCCCCTGGGAGGCCTCGCGCTCCCGCTTCCCCGGGCCGCGCGGCCTGCACGAGGTCCTGGACCGCATCCGGGACCGCGGCATGGTGCCCGGCTTGTGGCTGGAGCCGGAAGTGGTCGGCGTCCGCAGCACGGTCGCCGACGCGCTGCCCGAGGAGGCGTTCTTCCGGCGCGACGGCGTGCGCGTGGTCGAGGCGGGCCGCTACCAGCTCGACCTGCGCCACCCCGCCGCCCGCGCCCACCTCGACCGGGTGGTGGACCGCCTGGTCGGCGAGTGGGGCGTCGGGTACCTCAAGCTGGACCACAACATCGACGCCGGTCCCGGCACCGGCGACAACCCCGGCGCCGGTCTGCTCGGCCACAACCGCGCGCACCTGGACTGGCTCGACGGCGTCCTCGACCGCCACCCGCGCCTGGTGCTGGAGAACTGCGCCTCCGGCGGTATGCGCATGGACCACGCGCTGCTGTCCCGGATGCAGGTGCAGTCCACCAGCGACCAGCAGGACCTGGTGCTCTACGCGCCCATCGCCGCCGCCGCGCCCACCGCGATGACCCCGGAGCAGGGCGCGGTGTGGGCCTACCCGCAGCCGGAGGACTCGCTGGACGAGGTCGCCTTCACCATGGTCAACGCGCTCCTCGGCCGGATGCACCTGTCGGGGCGGATCTCGGAGCTCCGCCCCGAGGCCCGTGCTCTCGTGCACGAGGCGGTGGCGGTGTACAAGGACATCCGCGCCGACCTGCCGCTGGCCGTGCCCGCCTGGCCGCTCGGTCTGCCCGCCTGGGACGACCCGTGGATCGCGCTCGCCCTGCGCACACCCGACACCACCTACCTCGCCGCGTGGCGGCGACCCGGCGCGGAGGGCGCCGTGACGCTGCGCCTGCCGCACCTGCGCGGCGCGGACGTCGTGGTCGACCTGCTCTACCCCGGTGCCGGCGGGGCCGCCACGACGTGGCACGGTGACCAGGCCGACCTGGTGCTCGCGCTGCCGACGGCGCCGTCCGCCGTGCTGACGAGGCTTTGTTTGCGTTAA
- a CDS encoding cellulose binding domain-containing protein — protein sequence MITRRLLGPALAAVLLTAAATGTALSGGLGETAPAAQVGALASSAGCGKTPTLRSGTHTIQSSGKSRSFILRVPDGYDNTRPYRLIFGFHWRGGTMNDVSSGGTSGTAWSYYGMQEQSNNSAILVAPQGLGNGWANSGGEDVVFTDDMLKRIEADLCVDTALRFAMGFSYGGGMSYALACARATVFRAVVVYAGAQLSGCSGGSQPIAYFGMHGITDNVLNISQGRSLRDRFVANNGCTPQSPREPANGSMSHITTTYSCRAGYPVQWAAFDNGHMPGPVDGTYTESGIRTWTKGEAWKFISQFQGGPGTTTTTTTSTTTTTTTTTTTTTTTNPPGDGCRVTDTVNAWNGGLTSEIAITNTGSAPINGWSLVFTLPGGQTITSGWNASYSPASGQVTARNVSYNGAIAPGATVSIGFQANHTGNAGEPSSFTLNGAACSVA from the coding sequence ATGATCACGCGTAGGCTTCTCGGGCCCGCGTTGGCGGCGGTGCTCCTCACCGCGGCGGCGACCGGCACGGCGTTGAGCGGAGGGCTCGGCGAGACCGCGCCGGCCGCGCAGGTCGGCGCACTCGCGTCGAGCGCGGGCTGCGGCAAGACCCCGACGCTGCGCAGCGGCACGCACACGATCCAGAGCAGCGGCAAGAGCCGCAGCTTCATCCTGCGGGTGCCCGACGGCTACGACAACACCCGTCCCTACCGGCTGATCTTCGGGTTCCACTGGCGTGGCGGCACGATGAACGACGTGTCCTCGGGCGGGACCAGCGGGACGGCGTGGTCGTACTACGGGATGCAGGAGCAGTCGAACAACAGCGCGATCCTGGTGGCGCCGCAGGGCCTGGGCAACGGGTGGGCCAACTCCGGCGGCGAGGACGTGGTGTTCACCGATGACATGCTCAAGCGGATCGAGGCGGACCTCTGCGTCGACACCGCGCTGCGGTTCGCGATGGGGTTCAGCTACGGCGGCGGCATGAGCTACGCGCTGGCGTGTGCCCGCGCGACGGTGTTCCGCGCGGTCGTGGTGTACGCGGGCGCGCAGTTGAGCGGGTGCAGCGGCGGCAGCCAGCCGATCGCGTACTTCGGCATGCACGGCATCACCGACAACGTGCTGAACATCTCGCAGGGCCGGTCGTTGCGCGACCGGTTCGTGGCGAACAACGGGTGCACGCCGCAGAGTCCCCGCGAGCCGGCCAACGGCAGCATGTCCCACATCACGACGACGTACTCGTGCCGCGCCGGGTACCCGGTGCAGTGGGCCGCGTTCGACAACGGCCACATGCCCGGCCCGGTCGACGGCACCTACACCGAGAGCGGCATCCGGACCTGGACCAAGGGCGAGGCCTGGAAGTTCATCTCCCAGTTCCAGGGCGGCCCCGGCACCACCACGACCACCACGACCAGCACCACGACCACGACGACGACGACCACCACCACCACCACGACCACGAACCCGCCCGGTGACGGTTGCCGGGTGACCGACACCGTCAACGCGTGGAACGGCGGTCTGACGTCGGAGATCGCCATCACGAACACCGGCAGCGCGCCGATCAACGGCTGGTCGCTGGTGTTCACCCTGCCGGGCGGGCAGACGATCACCTCCGGGTGGAACGCCTCCTACTCGCCCGCGTCGGGACAGGTCACGGCCAGGAACGTCTCCTACAACGGCGCCATCGCCCCCGGTGCGACGGTGAGCATCGGCTTCCAGGCCAACCACACCGGCAACGCCGGCGAGCCGTCCTCGTTCACCCTCAACGGCGCGGCCTGCAGCGTCGCCTGA
- a CDS encoding beta-galactosidase: protein MDRSTSRARFTGIRVGESVWSTWEPENGRFDLDWVRPMLDGAHERGLPVVIGEYGLLGFDRHTGTVEQGEKLKFFEYLGHYARTRKLTTMLWDNGQHLDRTTFRWCDPELYAQIGLYQGSTKPARGRDYAVEGDRLALTAAALTRLSGLRGLRHERGADGLPRRPARHDASTTTAPTRARTTGRPSRSTTGRSRPATRAVAPR, encoded by the coding sequence ATGGATCGATCCACCTCGCGGGCGCGGTTCACCGGCATCCGGGTCGGCGAGTCCGTGTGGTCCACCTGGGAACCGGAGAACGGCCGGTTCGACCTCGACTGGGTCCGGCCGATGCTCGACGGCGCGCACGAGCGCGGCCTCCCGGTGGTCATCGGCGAGTACGGCCTGCTGGGCTTCGACCGGCACACCGGCACCGTCGAGCAGGGCGAGAAGCTGAAGTTCTTCGAGTACCTCGGCCACTACGCGCGCACCAGGAAGCTCACCACGATGTTGTGGGACAACGGGCAGCACCTGGACCGGACCACGTTCCGGTGGTGCGACCCGGAGCTGTACGCGCAGATCGGCCTGTACCAGGGCAGCACGAAGCCGGCGCGCGGCCGGGACTACGCGGTCGAGGGTGACCGGCTCGCCCTGACCGCCGCGGCGCTGACCAGGCTGAGCGGCTTGCGGGGGCTACGGCACGAACGCGGTGCTGACGGCCTTCCGCGGCGACCAGCTCGCCACGATGCAAGTACGACGACAGCGCCAACGCGGGCCCGAACGACTGGACGTCCTTCAAGGAGTACGACCGGACGTTCACGCCCGGCTACCCGGGCGGTCGCACCGCGCTGA
- a CDS encoding glycoside hydrolase family 43 protein, translating to MSPDHSTFANPVIAGFHPDPSVCRVGDDYYLVCSSFEYFPGVPIFHSRDLVRWTQLGNVLDRPEQLRLPLDSPSSAGVYAPTLRHHDGRFWLITTNVSGDGNLLVSATDPAGPWSDPVLLPDLPGIDPDLAWDDDGNCWCTVAGVSQVRIDPLTGQVLDAPRRIWSGTPGAKAPEAPHLYRIGEYWYLLIAEGGTERGHGVSVARGRTPAGPFEPCPANPVLTHRSTDHPIQNTGHGDLVRGPDGSWWLVLLGVRPGGGTPGWHVLGRETFLAPVTWVDDWPVVGPLEPEGTVPWPLRAERDASGRDDFDLPVLHPSWISLRDRRERHCTTGERAGWLTLHARGESLDERDVVFVGRRQRHRSCRVRTLVDATGGTGGLAVRLDEEHHYEIEATAGEVRVLARVGSLKAVVASQATPAGPLVLGVEVREEKTLRDARTGPDTLSFGIDGPDGFTALATLDGRHLSTEVAGGFTGRVIGLYATSGAVHFDWADDEPLDS from the coding sequence ATGTCACCGGACCACAGCACGTTCGCCAACCCCGTGATCGCGGGCTTCCACCCCGACCCGAGCGTCTGCCGCGTCGGCGACGACTACTACCTCGTCTGCTCCAGCTTCGAGTACTTCCCCGGCGTGCCGATCTTCCACAGCCGCGACCTGGTGCGCTGGACGCAGCTCGGCAACGTGCTCGACCGGCCCGAGCAGCTGCGCCTCCCGCTGGACTCGCCGTCGTCCGCCGGCGTCTACGCGCCGACCCTGCGCCACCACGACGGCCGGTTCTGGCTCATCACCACGAACGTGAGCGGTGACGGCAACCTGCTGGTCAGCGCCACCGACCCCGCCGGACCGTGGTCGGACCCGGTCCTGCTGCCCGACCTGCCCGGCATCGACCCCGACCTCGCGTGGGACGACGACGGCAACTGCTGGTGCACGGTCGCCGGGGTGTCCCAGGTGCGGATCGACCCGCTCACCGGGCAGGTGCTCGACGCGCCGCGGCGGATCTGGTCGGGAACGCCCGGCGCGAAGGCCCCGGAAGCGCCGCACCTGTACCGGATCGGCGAGTACTGGTACCTGCTGATCGCCGAGGGCGGCACCGAACGCGGCCACGGCGTCTCGGTCGCCCGCGGCCGCACGCCCGCCGGCCCGTTCGAGCCCTGCCCGGCCAACCCGGTGCTGACCCACCGGAGCACCGACCACCCGATCCAGAACACCGGGCACGGCGACCTCGTGCGGGGGCCGGACGGCTCGTGGTGGCTGGTGCTGCTAGGCGTGCGGCCGGGCGGCGGGACACCCGGCTGGCACGTGCTGGGCCGCGAGACGTTCCTCGCGCCCGTCACCTGGGTGGACGACTGGCCGGTCGTCGGACCGCTGGAGCCGGAGGGGACCGTGCCCTGGCCGTTGCGGGCGGAACGGGACGCCTCGGGCCGCGACGACTTCGACCTCCCGGTGCTGCACCCGTCCTGGATCTCGCTGCGCGACCGCCGGGAACGGCACTGCACCACCGGGGAGCGCGCCGGGTGGCTGACCCTCCACGCGCGCGGCGAGTCCCTGGACGAGCGCGACGTCGTGTTCGTGGGCCGCCGCCAGCGCCACCGGTCCTGCCGGGTGCGCACGCTCGTGGACGCCACCGGCGGGACGGGCGGTCTCGCGGTGCGGCTGGACGAGGAGCACCACTACGAGATCGAGGCGACCGCCGGCGAGGTGCGGGTGCTCGCCCGCGTCGGCTCGCTGAAGGCGGTGGTGGCGTCCCAGGCGACGCCGGCCGGACCGCTGGTCCTCGGCGTCGAGGTGCGCGAGGAGAAGACCCTCCGGGACGCGCGCACCGGACCCGACACCCTGTCCTTCGGCATCGACGGACCGGACGGGTTCACCGCCCTCGCCACCCTCGACGGCCGCCACCTCTCCACCGAGGTCGCCGGCGGCTTCACCGGCCGGGTCATCGGCCTGTACGCCACCTCGGGCGCCGTCCACTTCGACTGGGCCGACGACGAGCCGCTCGACAGCTGA
- a CDS encoding beta-galactosidase — MTTRKLTGRLDGLAFGGDYNPEQWDEAVWAEDDELMRRARVNLATVGVFSWALLEPEEGRYDFAWLDAHLDRLHAGGVAVDLATPTASPPPWFTRAHPDALPVTAEGVRLVHGSRDTYCLAAPAYRDAARRVAAALAERYGRHPAVALWHVHNEYATLCFCDHAAAAFRTWLRDRHGTLDALNEAWGTAFWSQRYHSWDEVLPPRATQWHHNPGQSLDFRRFFSDVALAAYREQRDEIRAHSDRPVTTNLMLPGYQNLDLWAFGRELDFVTIDHYPDRPGLDAAADTAFGADRARSLGGGRPWLLMEQGANTVYAEGRVLPKDPGDIFRHTLGHIARGSDGALFFQWRQSKAGAETWHSAMVPHAGPDSRIFREVRALGEAVARLAEVAGSTVTAEVAVLHDAEAWWASEADGLPSPEPGYHSMLRRAHRALWDAGVVTDFAHPEHDLSRYRLVLAPALPLVTDAGAANLRRYVAGGGTLLLQHFGGVVDERPHARLGGYPAGPLREALGVRVEEPRPLRQGERVALSDGAHGTAWSEYLRLDGAEAVSAYTHGMLAGHPALTRHSFGDGRGWYLSTVLDTGDYGALVQRLLGEAGVVREWPPGVEAVTRGAWRFLLNHGGDAVPLPRAAHDLLTDGPLTELPPHGCAVLRMP, encoded by the coding sequence ATGACGACCCGGAAGCTGACCGGACGGCTCGACGGGCTCGCGTTCGGCGGTGACTACAACCCCGAGCAGTGGGACGAGGCGGTCTGGGCCGAGGACGACGAGCTGATGCGCCGCGCGCGGGTCAACCTCGCCACGGTCGGCGTGTTCTCCTGGGCCCTGCTGGAACCCGAGGAGGGCCGCTACGACTTCGCCTGGCTCGACGCCCACCTCGACCGGCTGCACGCGGGCGGCGTCGCCGTCGACCTGGCCACGCCGACCGCCTCCCCTCCCCCGTGGTTCACCAGGGCGCACCCGGACGCGCTGCCGGTGACCGCCGAGGGCGTCCGGCTCGTGCACGGCAGCCGCGACACCTACTGCCTCGCCGCGCCGGCCTACCGCGACGCGGCCCGCCGGGTCGCCGCCGCCCTCGCCGAGCGCTACGGCCGGCACCCGGCGGTCGCGCTGTGGCACGTGCACAACGAGTACGCCACGCTCTGCTTCTGCGACCACGCCGCCGCCGCGTTCCGCACCTGGCTGCGCGACCGGCACGGCACGCTGGACGCCCTCAACGAGGCGTGGGGCACGGCGTTCTGGAGCCAGCGCTACCACTCGTGGGACGAGGTCCTGCCGCCGCGCGCCACGCAGTGGCACCACAACCCCGGGCAGTCGCTGGACTTCCGCCGCTTCTTCTCCGACGTGGCGCTCGCCGCCTACCGGGAGCAGCGCGACGAGATCCGCGCGCACAGCGACCGGCCGGTGACCACCAACCTGATGCTGCCCGGCTACCAGAACCTCGACCTGTGGGCGTTCGGCCGCGAGCTGGACTTCGTGACCATCGACCACTACCCGGACCGGCCCGGCCTCGACGCGGCGGCGGACACCGCGTTCGGCGCGGACCGCGCCCGTTCGCTCGGCGGCGGCCGGCCGTGGTTGCTCATGGAGCAGGGCGCGAACACCGTCTACGCCGAAGGCCGGGTGCTGCCGAAGGACCCGGGCGACATCTTCCGGCACACGCTGGGCCACATCGCGCGCGGCTCGGACGGCGCGTTGTTCTTCCAGTGGCGCCAGTCGAAGGCGGGCGCCGAGACGTGGCACTCGGCGATGGTGCCGCACGCCGGACCGGACAGCCGGATCTTCCGCGAGGTGCGGGCGCTCGGCGAGGCGGTCGCCCGGCTCGCCGAGGTGGCCGGGTCGACCGTGACCGCCGAGGTGGCCGTGCTGCACGACGCCGAGGCGTGGTGGGCGTCGGAGGCGGACGGCCTGCCCTCGCCGGAGCCGGGCTACCACTCGATGCTGCGCCGCGCGCACCGGGCGTTGTGGGACGCGGGGGTGGTGACCGACTTCGCCCACCCGGAGCACGACCTGAGCCGCTACCGGCTGGTGCTGGCGCCGGCCCTGCCGCTGGTGACCGACGCGGGCGCGGCGAACCTGCGGCGTTACGTCGCCGGCGGCGGCACCCTGCTCCTGCAGCACTTCGGCGGCGTGGTCGACGAACGCCCCCACGCCCGGCTCGGCGGCTACCCGGCCGGGCCGCTGCGCGAAGCCCTCGGCGTCCGGGTCGAAGAACCGCGCCCGTTGCGGCAGGGGGAACGCGTCGCGCTGTCCGACGGCGCGCACGGCACCGCGTGGAGCGAGTACCTGCGCCTCGACGGCGCCGAGGCCGTCTCCGCCTACACGCACGGGATGCTCGCCGGCCACCCGGCGCTCACCCGCCACTCCTTCGGCGACGGGCGCGGCTGGTACCTCTCCACCGTCCTCGACACCGGCGACTACGGCGCGCTGGTCCAGCGGCTCCTGGGCGAAGCCGGCGTGGTCCGCGAGTGGCCGCCCGGCGTGGAGGCCGTCACCCGGGGCGCGTGGCGCTTCCTGCTCAACCACGGCGGTGACGCCGTCCCGCTCCCCCGGGCCGCGCACGACCTGCTCACCGACGGCCCGCTGACCGAGCTGCCGCCGCACGGCTGCGCCGTGCTCCGGATGCCCTGA